The proteins below are encoded in one region of Xenopus laevis strain J_2021 chromosome 8L, Xenopus_laevis_v10.1, whole genome shotgun sequence:
- the slitrk2.L gene encoding SLIT and NTRK-like protein 2: MLSSILLLSVISLTGILKTESRKTAKDICKVRCMCEEKENVLNINCENKGFTSVSLLLPPQSRIYQLFLNGNLLSRLYPNEFVNYSNAVTLHLGNNELQEIKTGAFNGLKTLKRLHLNNNKLEVLREETFQGLESLEYLQADYNFISVIEAGAFSKLNKLKVLILNDNLLLSLPNNVFRFVLLTHLDLRGNRLKMLPFAGVLEHIGGIMEIQLEENPWNCTCDLIPLKAWLDTITVFVGEIVCETPFRLHGKDVTQLTRQDLCPRKSASDTNQRGGHPGFSDPRIQRIPPTFNPAVIPTRAPKASRPPKTRNRPTPRVTVSKDRQIFGPIMVYQTKSPVPLTCPESCVCTSQNADSGLNVNCQERKISNISDLQPKPTNPRKLYLTGNYLQTVFKTDLVEFGSLDLLHLGNNRIATIQEGAFSNLTSLRRLYLNGNYLEILYPSIFDGLYSLQYLYLEYNVIKDILPRTFHALSNLQLLFLNNNLLRSLPENVFKGTALTRLNLRNNHFSSLPAKGVLDQLTVFIQIDLQENPWDCNCDILGLKNWIEQSSSTVVVQEVTCDSPLKHAGEHLRLLSKEVICPDYPNMSDSTLLSYNHKSFTPHPSRIYPSPYPELHTEVPLSVLILGLLVVFILSVCFGAGLFVFVLKRRKGVQSVPSSSANNLDISSFQLQYGSYNANSTDKTEAHVYNYIPPPVGQMCQNPIYMQKEGDPVAYYRNLQEFSYSKLDHKKEDPPTIAYTISTTELMEKQQPPDEPELLYQNIAERVKELPSGGVVHYNFCTLPKRQLMPAYEARRQNQDKLNKTVLYGTPRKYFAEQSKQEHLLLQGKMQSEPDYLEVLEKQTAISQL, from the coding sequence ATGCTGAGCAGCATTTTGTTGCTAAGTGTTATATCACTGACTGGGATCTTAAAGACTGAGAGCCGGAAAACTGCCAAAGACATATGCAAGGTCCGCTGCATGTGCGAGGAGAAGGAGAACGTGTTAAATATAAATTGTGAGAACAAGGGGTTCACAAGCGTCAGTTTGCTCCTGCCACCCCAGTCTAGAATCTATCAGCTATTCCTTAATGGTAACTTACTGAGCAGACTGTATCCCAATGAGTTTGTCAATTATTCCAACGCTGTGACTCTCCATCTAGGCAACAATGAACTGCAGGAAATCAAGACTGGTGCTTTCAATGGGCTAAAGACCCTGAAGCGGTTGCATCTCAATAATAACAAACTGGAAGTGCTCAGGGAGGAAACTTTTCAGGGCCTTGAAAGTCTAGAATATTTGCAAGCAGATTACAATTTTATCAGTGTTATTGAAGCTGGGGCATTCAGCAAGTTGAATAAATTAAAAGTCCTGATTCTCAATGACAATCTCCTCTTGTCTCTCCCCAACAATGTCTTTCGTTTTGTGCTTTTGACCCATTTGGATCTTAGAGGGAATAGGCTGAAAATGTTACCCTTTGCGGGTGTCCTTGAACACATAGGAGGTATAATGGAGATCCAGTTGGAGGAAAATCCTTGGAATTGTACATGTGATCTGATTCCACTCAAGGCATGGCTGGATACCATCACAGTTTTTGTGGGAGAGATTGTCTGTGAGACCCCCTTTAGACTGCATGGGAAAGATGTCACCCAACTTACCAGACAAGATCTATGTCCTAGGAAAAGTGCCAGTGATACAAATCAAAGAGGAGGGCATCCAGGATTTTCAGATCCCCGTATCCAGAGAATTCCCCCTACATTTAACCCTGCAGTCATCCCTACCAGAGCCCCCAAGGCTAGCAGGCCCCCCAAAACTAGAAACAGGCCCACCCCTAGAGTCACAGTGTCTAAAGACAGGCAGATCTTTGGGCCTATCATGGTGTATCAGACCAAGTCTCCAGTGCCCCTGACCTGCCCTGAAAGTTGTGTGTGCACTTCCCAGAATGCTGACAGTGGACTAAATGTCAATTGCCAAGAAAGGAAAATCAGTAACATTTCTGATCTCCAGCCTAAGCCAACCAACCCAAGGAAACTGTATCTGACAGGTAACTATTTACAGACTGTTTTTAAAACTGATCTTGTTGAATTTGGTTCTCTGGATTTGTTACACTTAGGAAATAACAGAATTGCAACGATACAGGAAGGTGCCTTTTCAAACCTCACAAGTTTGCGTAGACTTTATCTTAATGGCAACTACCTTGAAATACTGTATCCTTCCATATTTGATGGCCTCTACAGTTTGCAGTATCTCTACTTAGAATATAACGTGATTAAGGACATTTTGCCACGTACATTTCATGCTCTGAGCAACCTTCAACTTCTGTTTCTCAACAATAATCTGCTGAGGTCACtgccagaaaatgtatttaaaggcactGCACTTACTAGACTCAATCTGAGAAACAATCATTTTTCTTCTCTGCCCGCAAAGGGGGTTCTGGATCAGCTTACAGTGTTTATACAAATAGATCTTCAAGAGAACCCGTGGGATTGCAACTGTGATATTTTAGGTCTAAAGAACTGGATAGAACAGTCTAGTTCCACTGTAGTTGTGCAGGAAGTAACATGTGACTCACCACTTAAGCATGCTGGTGAACATTTAAGGCTTCTGTCCAAGGAGGTAATTTGTCCAGATTACCCCAATATGTCTGACTCTACCCTCTTATCATACAATCATAAATCCTTCACGCCACACCCTTCTCGTATATACCCAAGCCCATACCCAGAGCTGCATACCGAGGTTCCCCTCTCAGTGCTGATTTTGGGATTACTGGTTGTATTTATTCTCTCTGTTTGCTTTGGGGCAggcttgtttgtttttgttctgaaaaggagaaaaggtgtaCAAAGTGTGCCAAGCAGTAGTGCTAACAACCTAGACATTAGTTCTTTTCAGCTACAATATGGATCATATAATGCAAACAGCACTGATAAAACAGAGGCTCATGTGTACAACTATATCCCTCCACCTGTTGGGCAAATGTGCCAAAACCCTATCTACATGCAAAAAGAAGGTGATCCAGTTGCCTACTACAGAAACCTTCAAGAATTCAGTTACAGTAAACTGGATCATAAAAAGGAGGACCCACCGACCATAGCTTATACAATAAGCACAACTGAGCTGATGGAAAAGCAGCAGCCCCCAGACGAGCCTGAGCTTCTCTATCAGAACATTGCAGAGAGGGTAAAGGAATTACCTAGTGGAGGGGTAGTTCATTATAACTTTTGTACCTTGCCGAAGAGGCAGCTTATGCCAGCATATGAAGCAAGGCGTCAAAACCAggacaagttaaataaaactgTATTATATGGCACTCCCAGAAAGTACTTTGCAGAACAATCAAAGCAGGAGCACCTTTTGCTTCAAGGAAAAATGCAATCAGAGCCAGATTATCTTGAGGTTCTGGAGAAACAAACTGCAATAAGTCAGCTGTAG